One window from the genome of Nitrospira defluvii encodes:
- a CDS encoding pseudouridine synthase: MRINKFFTEQGLCSRREADRLIAEGRVTINGVVAKLGDQVLPHDVVARDGLVLQRANRPVYLKYHKPVGVTTTTELDVPRNIISEINHSERIFPIGRLDKDSSGLILLTNDGDIVNQILRVEHGHEREYRVEVDREFDETFLAKMAQGVVILGARTRPCTATRLGPRRFRIILTEGRNRQIRRMCQALGYRVVSLHRVRIMHITVEGLHAGQWKDLSEEERGRLFQALGRPVKSSHEPPE, translated from the coding sequence ATGCGGATCAACAAATTTTTCACCGAGCAGGGCCTCTGTTCGCGGAGAGAAGCAGATCGACTGATCGCGGAAGGACGTGTCACCATCAACGGTGTGGTGGCCAAACTCGGTGATCAGGTTTTACCGCACGATGTCGTGGCGCGCGATGGGCTTGTGCTGCAGCGGGCCAATCGCCCAGTCTATCTCAAGTACCACAAGCCGGTCGGGGTGACGACGACCACGGAATTGGATGTCCCGCGAAACATCATCTCCGAAATCAACCATTCTGAACGAATTTTCCCCATTGGCCGGCTCGACAAAGATTCCTCGGGCCTGATCCTCTTGACCAACGACGGCGATATCGTCAACCAGATTCTACGGGTCGAGCATGGGCATGAACGGGAATATCGCGTGGAGGTGGATCGGGAGTTCGATGAGACATTCCTCGCGAAGATGGCTCAGGGCGTGGTGATTCTTGGCGCGCGGACGCGCCCCTGTACCGCCACGCGCCTCGGTCCGCGCCGGTTCCGGATCATTTTGACGGAAGGGCGTAATCGTCAGATTCGGCGTATGTGTCAGGCGCTCGGGTATCGAGTCGTCTCGCTGCATCGTGTGCGGATCATGCACATTACTGTGGAGGGGCTGCATGCGGGGCAGTGGAAAGACCTGAGCGAGGAGGAACGCGGGCGACTCTTTCAGGCGCTTGGCCGGCCGGTCAAGTCGTCGCACGAACCGCCGGAGTGA
- the speB gene encoding agmatinase, producing the protein MALPSGWLGQADNFLGIDEPWCHPDQAGVYVLPAPYEHTSSYILGSDRGPSAIIEASQQVELYDETLREEPYREWGGVATATTLELGGRVDGQAVQAIQDFVQPHVGRGKFLVTLTGEHTGALGAIRAHARKYPGMCVVQIDAHGDLRQAYQDNPYSHASVMARVVQDGLPLVQVGIRSVSPEEIDLIDKTSRIKTFFAASILDPSGPYEGRAARWVPEVLAACTGPVYLTFDCDGLDASLVPALGTPEPGGLGWYDTLALVTALAKGPGIVGMDISEIAPIEGFVAPQFSIARLIYRMLGRIRAGRRVH; encoded by the coding sequence ATGGCGCTTCCGTCCGGGTGGCTTGGTCAAGCCGACAATTTCCTCGGAATCGACGAACCCTGGTGTCATCCTGATCAGGCGGGAGTCTATGTGCTTCCAGCTCCGTATGAGCATACGTCGAGTTATATCCTCGGGTCTGACCGGGGGCCCTCCGCCATCATTGAAGCCTCCCAGCAAGTCGAGCTCTACGATGAAACGCTACGCGAAGAACCCTATCGCGAATGGGGCGGTGTCGCGACGGCCACAACATTGGAACTCGGCGGGCGTGTCGACGGGCAAGCGGTGCAGGCCATTCAGGACTTTGTGCAGCCGCACGTCGGCCGGGGAAAATTCCTGGTGACACTGACCGGGGAACATACTGGAGCGTTAGGCGCCATTCGCGCCCATGCCCGGAAGTATCCGGGGATGTGTGTCGTGCAAATCGATGCCCATGGCGATCTTCGACAGGCATACCAGGACAATCCCTACAGTCATGCCAGCGTCATGGCGCGCGTGGTTCAGGACGGGTTGCCGCTGGTGCAGGTCGGCATCCGATCGGTGAGCCCGGAAGAAATCGATCTGATCGACAAGACGTCCCGGATCAAGACCTTTTTTGCCGCGTCGATTTTGGACCCGTCGGGACCTTATGAAGGACGGGCGGCGCGTTGGGTTCCCGAGGTGCTGGCGGCCTGCACCGGACCTGTCTATCTCACCTTCGATTGTGACGGGCTCGATGCCTCGCTCGTACCGGCGTTAGGCACCCCTGAACCAGGGGGATTAGGTTGGTACGATACCCTTGCACTGGTGACCGCCTTGGCGAAGGGACCGGGGATTGTGGGGATGGACATCAGCGAGATCGCTCCGATCGAAGGGTTCGTCGCTCCGCAATTCAGCATCGCCCGCTTGATCTACCGCATGCTGGGTCGTATCCGTGCCGGCCGGCGTGTGCATTGA
- a CDS encoding pyruvoyl-dependent arginine decarboxylase: MVPTHMFLTRGVGVHKEKLAAFEQALRSAGVAYCNLVSVSSILPPNCKILPRKRGEKLLNPGEITFCVMARSETNERNRLISASIGLAIPTDRDTYGYLSEHHAYGETDEESGEYTEDLAAQMLATTQGIEFDPDVAWKEREQVFKMGGKIVRTLNITQSAVGRPNRWTCVIALAVFIPTENIPKSLRNKA; this comes from the coding sequence ATGGTACCAACACACATGTTTTTGACGAGGGGCGTCGGAGTGCACAAGGAAAAGCTGGCTGCGTTCGAGCAGGCCTTGCGGAGCGCCGGTGTGGCCTATTGCAACCTCGTCAGCGTCTCCTCGATTCTCCCGCCCAACTGCAAAATCCTTCCTCGGAAGCGTGGCGAGAAGTTGCTCAATCCTGGTGAAATCACGTTTTGTGTCATGGCCCGGTCTGAGACAAACGAACGCAACCGGTTGATTTCCGCGTCCATCGGCTTGGCGATTCCGACCGACCGCGATACGTACGGCTATCTCTCCGAGCACCATGCATACGGTGAAACGGATGAAGAGTCCGGTGAATACACGGAAGACTTGGCGGCACAGATGCTCGCCACCACGCAGGGGATTGAGTTCGATCCCGATGTGGCGTGGAAGGAGCGCGAGCAGGTGTTCAAGATGGGCGGAAAAATCGTCAGAACCCTCAACATCACCCAATCCGCAGTCGGCCGGCCGAACCGGTGGACCTGCGTCATCGCCTTGGCAGTGTTTATCCCTACGGAAAACATTCCCAAGAGTCTTCGAAACAAGGCCTAG
- a CDS encoding aldehyde dehydrogenase family protein — protein sequence MSPLDNGRPFLIGGRWTHSTTVAPVHNPYTGDTIDHVCQAGPAEAELAVQSTVDGSVAMRRLSGYARSTLLQKAAQSLQARQEEFARTMTAESGKPVTDARREVGRAIQTFSIAAEEAKRIGGEVVPLDWSPGMETYWGVTRRFPIGPILGITPFNFPLNLVVHKVAPALAAGNAILIKPAPQTPLTSLLLGDVLLQAGVPPGGLNVVPCDNRVAERLVIDPRFKLLSFTGSAPVGWMLKAKCGKKKVVLELGGNAAVIIEPDADLDYAVQRCVTGGFTYAGQTCISVQRIFVHESVAAAFTEHLVARVQALATGDPGDDATVVGPLIDTGAAQRIEGWIEEAVAQGAQLLAGGSRVGPVVRPTVLSHVTAKMNVSCQEVFGPLVTITPYRDFEAALQAVNESDYGLQAGIFTNNIGRIFQAFEQLEVGGVLANEIPTFRADHMPYGGVKDSGIGREGLRYAIEDMTEPKLLVMNLRRP from the coding sequence GTGAGTCCGTTGGACAATGGACGTCCCTTTCTAATCGGCGGTCGGTGGACGCACTCCACCACTGTTGCTCCTGTACACAATCCTTATACCGGCGACACGATCGACCATGTCTGCCAGGCTGGTCCGGCTGAAGCGGAATTGGCCGTACAGTCTACGGTCGACGGTTCGGTGGCGATGCGTCGGTTGTCCGGGTACGCGCGATCGACCCTGCTGCAGAAGGCTGCCCAATCCCTTCAGGCCCGACAGGAGGAATTCGCTCGCACGATGACGGCTGAGTCCGGTAAGCCCGTCACCGATGCGCGCCGGGAGGTCGGGCGCGCCATTCAGACCTTCTCGATTGCCGCAGAAGAGGCCAAACGAATCGGCGGCGAGGTGGTGCCGCTGGATTGGTCCCCCGGTATGGAGACCTATTGGGGGGTGACCAGACGTTTTCCCATCGGGCCGATCCTTGGTATTACGCCGTTCAATTTTCCGCTCAATCTTGTTGTTCACAAAGTGGCTCCGGCCTTGGCCGCAGGCAATGCCATTCTGATCAAACCGGCTCCTCAGACTCCGCTGACCTCCCTCTTGTTGGGCGACGTCCTGTTGCAGGCCGGTGTGCCGCCGGGAGGACTCAATGTGGTGCCTTGCGACAACAGGGTGGCGGAGCGCTTGGTGATCGATCCCCGGTTCAAGTTGCTGAGCTTCACCGGAAGCGCGCCTGTCGGGTGGATGTTGAAGGCCAAGTGTGGAAAGAAGAAGGTGGTGCTTGAACTCGGCGGCAACGCCGCGGTCATCATCGAGCCGGACGCGGACCTGGATTATGCGGTTCAGCGCTGTGTGACCGGCGGATTTACCTATGCCGGGCAAACCTGCATTTCGGTTCAACGGATCTTTGTGCATGAGTCGGTGGCGGCGGCCTTCACCGAGCATTTGGTGGCTCGTGTCCAGGCATTGGCTACCGGAGATCCAGGCGACGATGCCACCGTGGTGGGTCCCTTGATCGACACAGGCGCAGCCCAGCGGATCGAGGGATGGATCGAGGAAGCCGTCGCGCAGGGCGCCCAGCTTCTCGCCGGCGGGTCGCGGGTCGGTCCGGTCGTGCGTCCGACGGTGTTATCTCACGTCACCGCGAAGATGAACGTGTCCTGCCAAGAAGTATTCGGACCGCTGGTGACGATTACCCCGTATCGTGACTTTGAGGCTGCGTTGCAGGCGGTCAATGAGTCGGACTACGGACTGCAGGCCGGCATTTTCACCAACAACATCGGGCGCATTTTCCAAGCCTTCGAGCAGTTGGAGGTCGGCGGTGTACTGGCGAACGAAATTCCCACGTTCCGCGCGGATCATATGCCTTACGGCGGCGTCAAGGATTCCGGGATCGGCCGCGAAGGTCTCCGCTACGCGATCGAGGACATGACCGAACCCAAACTGTTGGTCATGAATCTCCGCCGTCCCTAA
- a CDS encoding DsbA family protein yields MTRVAAWVRRGGAACALFLVMAGGVLAAGSPALDNRMRGKMDAPLTLIEYSDFTCGYCLKFFKETWPKIQARYVETGKVRFLYKDYPRADQGPGVTAALAARCAGDQGTYWPMHDRLFAADGRLDVDTYSQHAKAIGLDQAQFRQCLRDASHLKAIFQDRDEANAWGFHGTPGFILMRTTQQPTAKNPALAIPGAFPFEAFEEEIEKLLASQGEKSK; encoded by the coding sequence ATGACCCGCGTGGCCGCATGGGTGCGTAGGGGCGGAGCGGCGTGCGCTCTCTTCCTGGTGATGGCCGGTGGAGTTCTGGCGGCCGGCTCGCCGGCGCTGGACAACCGGATGCGCGGCAAGATGGATGCCCCCCTGACCCTGATCGAGTATTCGGATTTTACCTGCGGGTACTGCCTCAAATTTTTCAAAGAAACCTGGCCCAAGATTCAGGCACGGTACGTCGAGACCGGCAAGGTGCGGTTTCTCTATAAGGATTATCCCCGCGCCGATCAGGGGCCCGGCGTCACGGCTGCCCTCGCGGCTCGTTGTGCGGGGGATCAGGGCACCTACTGGCCCATGCATGATCGGTTGTTTGCCGCCGACGGACGGCTGGACGTGGATACGTACTCCCAACATGCCAAGGCCATCGGCCTTGACCAGGCCCAGTTCCGGCAGTGCCTGCGTGATGCGTCGCATCTGAAGGCCATTTTTCAGGATCGTGATGAAGCCAATGCGTGGGGGTTTCATGGCACGCCGGGCTTTATTTTGATGCGTACGACGCAGCAGCCGACGGCCAAGAATCCGGCGCTGGCCATTCCGGGCGCCTTCCCGTTCGAAGCCTTCGAGGAGGAAATTGAGAAGCTCCTCGCATCGCAAGGAGAGAAGTCAAAGTAG
- a CDS encoding deoxyhypusine synthase family protein, with protein sequence MAGREFHDGAKDGLEALEPLDPEKIHSFSELLEAMRKTAFGGRRLGEAYETLAAMIDDADCKVVLTLSGAMTIAKMGKIISTMIDHGMVQAIVSTGALVAHGLSESVGKLHYRHEPSHSDEELFQKGYNRVYDTLEMESNLNYVEHVVSLTLKRLHTDQPLSSHLLTRELGKTLAEEFEGPGILKSAYLKNVPVYIPAFTDSEMGLDVATWAMGKKIDFTRSQIKEGGDLAVLRALHEVCPAFNPYVDLNHYAEEVMGCPRLGIFTIGGGVPRNWAQQVAPYIEISNTRLGLNVQPPRFHYGVRICPEPDYWGGLSGCTYQEGISWGKFVPPAEGGRFAEVLSDATLVWPLLMVGLLERCRAKSVSS encoded by the coding sequence ATGGCGGGACGGGAATTTCACGACGGTGCCAAAGATGGCCTAGAGGCGCTGGAGCCTCTTGATCCCGAGAAGATCCATTCGTTTTCGGAACTGCTCGAAGCGATGCGGAAGACGGCCTTCGGTGGCCGCCGTCTGGGCGAGGCCTACGAGACGCTCGCCGCCATGATCGATGATGCCGACTGCAAAGTGGTGTTGACGCTGTCCGGCGCCATGACCATCGCCAAGATGGGTAAAATCATCAGCACCATGATCGATCACGGGATGGTCCAGGCCATCGTGTCCACCGGCGCACTGGTCGCTCATGGGTTGAGTGAGTCGGTCGGCAAGCTGCATTACCGGCACGAGCCGTCCCATAGTGACGAGGAGTTGTTCCAGAAGGGCTACAACCGCGTCTATGACACGCTGGAGATGGAATCGAATCTCAACTACGTCGAGCATGTCGTGTCCCTGACCTTGAAGCGTCTCCATACCGATCAGCCCCTGTCGTCCCATCTTCTGACCCGCGAGCTCGGGAAGACATTGGCGGAGGAATTCGAGGGCCCCGGCATTCTCAAGAGCGCCTATCTGAAAAACGTTCCGGTCTATATTCCTGCGTTTACTGATTCTGAAATGGGGTTGGATGTGGCAACGTGGGCGATGGGCAAGAAGATCGATTTTACCCGCAGCCAAATCAAAGAAGGCGGGGACCTTGCGGTCTTGCGCGCGCTGCACGAAGTCTGCCCGGCCTTCAATCCGTACGTGGATCTCAACCACTATGCAGAAGAGGTGATGGGGTGTCCTCGCCTCGGTATTTTCACCATCGGCGGCGGGGTTCCCAGGAATTGGGCGCAGCAGGTAGCCCCGTACATCGAGATCAGCAACACGCGCCTGGGGCTCAACGTGCAGCCGCCGCGGTTTCACTATGGCGTGCGGATTTGCCCGGAGCCGGATTATTGGGGTGGCTTGAGCGGATGTACGTACCAGGAAGGTATTTCCTGGGGCAAGTTCGTGCCGCCCGCCGAGGGCGGCCGGTTTGCCGAGGTGCTCAGCGACGCGACCTTGGTGTGGCCGCTGCTCATGGTGGGATTGCTCGAACGTTGTCGCGCAAAGAGTGTTTCGTCATGA
- a CDS encoding ZIP family metal transporter → MLNLVALGAVAGLIPVYLGILSALFLGKVLPRTWEGGLIGVANGVLVYLFFDLMHEATEQTGARDPVSWLVFLASLGVSFVGLVVLESSQIFGARAGNRWLSLPMMIAVGMGLHNLGEGLAIGASYAGGEYTLSLLLVAGFGLHNGTEGFGIVGAAGKQPISGWDVLLLGLIAGLPTCVGTFLSGQGVSSYFSICFYSLAAGSLLYVVLSLTAMSYTASRRVQVAVGMFAGIAIMYLTAMLLTLVSGVRS, encoded by the coding sequence ATGCTGAATCTTGTGGCCTTGGGCGCCGTCGCCGGACTGATTCCGGTCTATCTCGGTATTCTGTCGGCCCTGTTTCTGGGAAAGGTGCTGCCACGCACATGGGAGGGCGGGCTGATCGGCGTGGCCAACGGCGTACTGGTCTACCTCTTTTTTGATCTGATGCACGAAGCGACCGAACAGACCGGCGCGCGCGATCCCGTCTCGTGGCTGGTGTTTCTGGCTAGCCTCGGGGTCAGTTTTGTCGGCTTGGTCGTGCTGGAATCCAGTCAGATCTTCGGGGCTCGCGCGGGTAACCGATGGTTGTCCCTTCCCATGATGATTGCCGTGGGAATGGGGTTGCACAATCTTGGGGAAGGCCTGGCCATCGGCGCCAGTTACGCCGGCGGCGAATATACGCTCAGCCTCCTTCTCGTTGCCGGGTTTGGTTTGCACAACGGGACGGAAGGATTCGGGATCGTCGGCGCGGCCGGGAAGCAGCCGATATCGGGGTGGGATGTGCTGCTATTGGGGCTGATTGCCGGTCTCCCGACCTGCGTCGGTACGTTTCTCAGCGGACAGGGAGTGTCTTCCTATTTCTCCATCTGCTTTTATTCGTTGGCGGCCGGTTCGTTGCTGTATGTGGTGTTGTCACTCACGGCGATGTCTTATACCGCGAGCCGTCGGGTACAGGTGGCGGTGGGCATGTTCGCGGGGATCGCGATCATGTATCTCACGGCCATGCTCTTGACGTTGGTCAGCGGCGTTCGCAGCTGA
- a CDS encoding methyltransferase produces MTYLQLMGLANGYADSKVLLVANELGVFTAIGTGGHRVETLATSCGTTHEGMRLLLHALAGLGLLRLKTGRYWNTPLSLRFLDGHSPQAITNLLWLLNHHWSDWTSMTRAIRRGRPGWAQATKTAEFRRRFALAMQERSHVLAPPTIASFRLPRQAVRVLDLGGGAGSYSIALARRHPRLQGLVVDQSVAVARRLIRQQGLTDRLCVEQGDLFTHPLPTGFDVALLANVLHDFHEKENIRLLRRVQKALRPGGKIFIVEYFLNPAGTRPAEAAIFSLLMYAFTDTGRCYAWKDVEGWLETAGFSRCRRHRVTGSIGTLEAVNR; encoded by the coding sequence GTGACCTACCTACAACTCATGGGCCTGGCAAACGGATACGCCGACTCGAAAGTGCTCCTCGTCGCCAACGAGCTCGGTGTGTTCACCGCAATCGGAACCGGCGGACATCGAGTCGAGACCCTCGCCACCTCCTGTGGAACGACTCACGAAGGCATGCGGTTATTACTGCACGCCTTGGCCGGACTCGGGCTGCTCCGCCTGAAAACAGGCCGCTACTGGAACACCCCACTGAGCCTCAGGTTTCTGGATGGTCACAGCCCTCAGGCGATCACCAACCTCCTCTGGCTCCTGAACCACCATTGGTCCGACTGGACGAGTATGACGCGTGCAATCCGCCGAGGCCGCCCCGGATGGGCACAGGCCACGAAGACCGCCGAATTCCGGCGCCGGTTCGCCCTGGCGATGCAGGAACGCAGCCATGTGCTCGCTCCGCCCACCATCGCCTCGTTCCGGCTGCCGCGACAGGCCGTCCGCGTGCTCGATCTCGGCGGCGGGGCAGGCTCTTACTCCATCGCGCTGGCTCGACGTCACCCGAGGCTGCAGGGACTGGTCGTCGATCAGTCGGTGGCCGTCGCCAGACGGTTGATCAGGCAACAAGGACTGACGGATCGACTCTGCGTCGAGCAAGGGGATCTTTTCACACACCCGCTGCCGACCGGTTTCGATGTCGCCCTGCTGGCCAATGTGCTCCACGACTTTCACGAGAAGGAGAACATCCGGTTGCTTCGACGGGTCCAGAAAGCCCTGCGGCCGGGCGGGAAAATTTTTATCGTAGAGTACTTCCTCAACCCTGCCGGAACCCGTCCGGCCGAAGCCGCAATCTTTTCGCTCCTGATGTACGCGTTCACCGACACGGGACGCTGCTATGCGTGGAAAGATGTCGAGGGGTGGTTAGAAACCGCCGGATTCTCCCGCTGTCGCCGGCACAGAGTGACAGGGAGCATCGGCACGCTGGAGGCCGTAAACCGGTGA